In Elephas maximus indicus isolate mEleMax1 chromosome 15, mEleMax1 primary haplotype, whole genome shotgun sequence, the following are encoded in one genomic region:
- the TMEM74 gene encoding transmembrane protein 74 translates to MELHSLAQKSSQADLCDAVDCSSEGPPGDQADAAATRAALCCQRQCTSTPRATEMEGSELSLSPASPSSSLQDSVIQPDSFPPGPVNSGNNQITAEQKVCNCCSQELETSFTYVDENVNLEQWNRSFPSTKGSNHPGTLGWGNPNEWPHEAAMSLISEDEDDTSSEATSSGKSVDYGFISAILFLVTGILLVIISYVVPRNVTVDPNTVAAREMERLEKESARLGAHLDRCVIAGLCLLTLGGVVLSCLLMMSMWKGELYRRNRFASSKESAKLYGSFNFRMKTSTNENTLELSLVEEDALAVQN, encoded by the coding sequence ATGGAGCTCCACTCCCTTGCTCAGAAGAGCAGCCAGGCAGACCTGTGTGATGCTGTAGACTGCAGTTCAGAAGGGCCTCCTGGGGACCAGGCAGATGCAGCAGCCACTAGAGCTGCCCTCTGCTGCCAGAGACAGTGCACATCAACACCAAGGGCAACAGAGATGGAAGGGTCTGAGCTTAGCCTTTCCCCAGCGTCACCGTCCTCCTCTCTGCAGGACAGTGTTATtcagccagactccttcccaccAGGACCTGTCAACTCTGGGAACAACCAAATAACAGCAGAACAGAAAGTCTGCAACTGCTGCAGCCAGGAATTAGAAACTTCTTTTACCTACGTGGACGAGAACGTCAACTTGGAGCAGTGGAACCGGAGCTTCCCTTCAACAAAAGGCAGTAATCACCCAGGAACTCTTGGCTGGGGAAATCCAAATGAGTGGCCCCATGAGGCTGCCATGTCCTTGATATCTGAAGACGAGGACGATACAAGTTCTGAAGCCACGTCTTCAGGGAAGTCAGTAGACTACGGTTTCATCAGCGCCATCTTGTTCTTGGTCACTGGGATCTTGCTAGTGATCATTTCTTACGTTGTCCCACGGAATGTGACTGTGGACCCCAACACCGTGGCCGCCCGGGAGATGGAACGCTTAGAGAAGGAGAGTGCAAGGCTGGGGGCTCACCTGGACCGTTGTGTGATTGCTGGACTCTGCCTCCTCACGCTTGGGggtgttgttctgtcctgtttgCTCATGATGTCTATGTGGAAGGGGGAGCTCTATCGTCGAAACCGATTTGCCTCTTCTAAAGAGTCTGCAAAACTGTACGGTTCTTTCAACTTTAGGATGAAAACCAGCACTAATGAAAACACACTGGAACTGTCCTTGGTAGAGGAAGATGCTCTTGCTGTACAGAATTAA